The following proteins are co-located in the Calliphora vicina chromosome 2, idCalVici1.1, whole genome shotgun sequence genome:
- the Thor gene encoding eukaryotic translation initiation factor 4E-binding protein: MSASPTARQAMNVPQKTKKITITDPIQMPEVYSSTPGGTLYSTTPGGTKLIYERAFLKNLRQSPLSQSPPSNIPSCLMRGTPRTPFRKCVPLPSDLSKKVQSLKIEEQEQFQLEL, translated from the exons atgTCTGCTTCACCAACTGCCCGTCAAGCCATGAATGTACCacaaaaaaccaagaaaatcaCCATTACGGATCCCATCCAAATGCCGGAAGTTTATTCTTCTACACCCGGTGGCACTTTGTACTCAACAACACCCGGTG GCACTAAATTGATTTATGAACGtgcttttttgaaaaacttgcgCCAATCTCCCTTGAGTCAATCGCCACCCAGCAATATTCCCAGCTGTTTGATGAGAGGTACACCACGCACTCCCTTCCGCAAGTGTGTGCCACTCCCCTCGGACTTAAGCAAGAAAGTGCAATCCTTGAAGATAGAGGAGCAAGAACAATTCCAATTGGAAttgtaa